From Erythrobacter sp. YJ-T3-07:
CCACGATCTGCGACTTCGTATTGGCGGGCGATGGCGACCGGGTCCGGCGCGGGTTCGGCGGAGCGGGCGGCGATCGCGGGCTGGGGCAGCGGTTCGCCGCCGCGATAGATGTCGCTGAACGCCTCGGGCCGGCTCGCCGCGCCGGGCCAGCGGTAGAAGCGGTGCGCGCCGATCGTGCCGATATGCGCAAGGCTGGGCGCCCAGTACGGATTGACCCAGGTGGTGTGGTAATGCGTTGCGAGGCCTACGGGCGCATAGACCTCGCCCGCCAGCGCGCGTCGCGCCACAGACAGCGCGCGTGCCCAGTAGGTCGCGGATGGCTTGCGGCCCAGCGATCCGTCGCAGGTGAAGGTAAACTGGCACCCGGTGCGCCGCTGCGATCCCTGATAGACCACGCCGCACACCGTATCGGGATAGGCAGGATGCGCGACCCGGTTGAGCACGACCTGCGCGACCGCGCGCTGGCCGCCCTCGCTCTCGCTTGCCGCCTCGTAATAGACCGCCTTGGCCAGGCAATCGAGCGCGCGCGCCTTGTCGATCCCCGTGCCCCGGCTGACGAAGCCGCGCGCGGCGGGCCCTGCGGTCTCGATCGCGATCGCGGCATCGGGGTCGCCGTTCCATGCGGCGACCGGGTTGACCCCGGTGCCGCTTTCCACGGGCACGTTCACCGTGCTCGCCGCGGCGGGAGGATCGGCTAGGAAATAGAGCGCCGAGCCGGGGAAGGTTGCGCCCGCCCGTTCGAACGGCATCGGTTCGACCTGATTGCTCGCCACGATGGCGCTCGCCTCGGGCGCAACCTCGGGCAGGCCCCATTCGGCATGCGCCGCCATCGCCGGCAGAGCGATCGCGCCGGTCAGCACCGCGATTCCGTGCCACGCCTTGCGGCGAACAGGCGCGCGCCTGACGGGCGTGTCGCGGTGCGAAGCGCTGGGTTCGGCCTGATGGCGGGGTGCGTGCAAAGGGGGCTTTCGGCAGAGAACAGACGGGGGTGGTGCGGCCAGCTTAGGCGTTAAGGGTTTGGGGGTCGCCCGGCACTGACCGCTCCGTATATATACGGGACACATCGCAGAAAGGCGTGAAAGAAAACGGTTAACGCGAACCTCCACCGGCACCCTGTCGCCGACGCGAGGTTGCGCGCCGGAAACGATGCTCTTATGCGCGGACCCAGTATCGCAGGTGTGGCTGCGGATACGGCTTGTCCCGTTCCGCTGCCGCCTAAGAGGGAATGGAGTCGAAAGCTCCAGCTGCCCCCGCAACTGTGACCGGGTAGCGGACCGCCCGAATTGCCACTGTGCCAAGCTTGTCGCGGCACGGGAAGGTGGGCGGAACCGTGATGATCCGGGAGCCAGGAGACCTGCCCGCGATGCGTCGTTCGACCACGGGCGGGGTGCACCGGGGAAGCGGAGGAAAGGCGCGGGCATTCTGGCCCACGCCTTCCGTCATGAGCGACAGCACTGCTTGTGATGGAGAAATTATGCGTACATTTCTGTTTCTTGGTGGCTCGATCCTGGGTCTGACCGCGCCTGCCTATGCGCAGGATGCGTCGGATGCACAGGCGGGTGCCGATGAGATGGTTCTGGCCTCCGACGCGTTCGAGATCGACCAGGACGCGATCACCATCACCGTCACCGGCAATCCCAGCGAGGTCGAGGATACCGGCCAGCCCGTAACCGTGATCGGCGCGGAGGAAATCGCGCAGATCCAGGGCCCCGATCTCACCCGCGTGCTGCGCCGCGTGCCCGGCGTCACCATCAACCGCACCGGCGGGCTGGGCGCGACCACCGGCCTTTCGGTGCGCGGTGCCTCGAACGACCAGCTGCTGGTGCTGATCGACGGGGTGCGCGTGGCCGACACCGCGTCGCCCGCAGGCGCGTTCGATTTCGGCACGCTGACCAGTTCGAACCTCGCCAAGGTCGAGCTGCTGCGCGGCGCGAACAGCGTGATCTGGGGGGCAGATGCGCTCGCCGGGGTACTCGTCGCCTCCACCGTGGAGCGCAGCGGGCTGGGTGGCTCGGTCGAGGCAGGCTCACGCAGCACGGTGGCCTCCAGCATCGAAGGCGGGCTGGCGAGCGATATCGGCTTCATCGGAGGTTCGGCGAGCTATCTGACGACCGACGGCTTCTCCGCCGCAGCCAACGGGACCGAGCCCGACGGTTTCCGCCAGTTCGCGGTCAATGGCCGCGCGCGTGCCTATATCAGCCGCACGTTCGAGCTGATCGGCAGCCTCCGCTATGCCGAAGGCACGCTGGACATCGACGGCTTCCCCGCGCCGTCCTTCACCCTTGGCGATACCGACGAAATTCAGGAAACCAGCCAGCTGTCCGGCAATGTCGGCGCGATCTACGATGGCGGCGCGCTGTTCCTGCGCGGTGGCTACAGCTTCTCCGACACCGCGCGCGACAACCTGCCCGCGCCGGGTCAGGCGGCGACGTTCGAGAGCGACGGCCATTCCGACCGGCTGGAACTGCGCGGCGAATGGCGCCCGATCGGGCCGCTGATCGTCAATTTCGGCGCGGAGAACCTGTGGTCTGATTACGAAACCACGTCCTTCGGGGCGACCAGCAGCGCGGACACCAGCATCTTCGGCGCCTATGTTCAGGCGGGCATCGAGTTCGGCGGCCTCGCCGGCCATGTCGGTGTGCGGCAGGACGAGCATGAGGATTTCGGCGGGGCGACCAGCTTCGGCGGCGACCTGACCTTCGAAATCGTCCCCAACCTGCGCCTGCGCGCCAGCGTGGGCGAGGGCTTCAAGGCGCCTTCGCTCTACCAGCTCTATTCGGATTACGGGAACGCAATTCTGCAGCCCGAAGAGAGCACCAGCTACGATCTGGGCATCGCCTATGGCACCCGGACCTCGCCCTTCTATGCGAGCGTGACGGCGTTTCAGCGCGACAGCGAGAACCTGATCGCCTTCGTCGGCTGCCCGGTGCAGACCGGGATCTGCGACAATCGCCCCTTCGGCACCTATGACAACGTCTCGCAGGCGCGCGCGCGCGGGGTCGAGGTCGAAGCGGGGGCAACGCCGGTCAGCGGCCTCACGCTGCGCGCAGCCTATGCCTATACAGAGGCCGAGGATCGCAGCACCGGCACGGCCAATTTCGGCAATGAACTCGCCCGCCGCCCCAGCAATGCCGCCACCTTGTCGTTCGACTGGGCACCGCTGCCCGATCGGGTCGGCGTGCCGGTGATCGGCGGCGATCTGCGGATCGTTGGCGAGGCGTTCGACAATGCGGCCAACACCGTGCTTCTCGACGGTTATACCGTGTTCGACCTGCGCGTCTCGATGCCGCTGGGCAAGATCGCGGGCGAGCGTCCGGTCGAGATTTTCGCCCGGGCGGAAAACCTGTTCGACGAGGAATACCAGACCGCAGCCGGCTATGCGCAGGCGCCACGCGGGGTCTTCGCCGGGCTGCGCGTGGGTCTGTGACCATGCGCGCGAGGGCGCTGGCCATCGCATGTGTGCTGGCGGCCTGTTCGCTATCGGGGTGTGCAGCCCCGCCAGCTCCGCATCAACGGGGCGAGGGCCTGCGGATCGTCAGCCTCAACCCGTGCAGCGACGCGATCCTTGCGCGCGTCGCGCCGGACAAGCTGGTGGGCGTCTCGCACTACAGCCACGACCCCTCTGCCGCCTCGATGCCGGTGGCGGAGGCGCGGCGCTGGCCCGCCAATGGCGGGTCGGTGGAGGATATCCTCGCCGCGCATGCCAACATTGTCGTCGCCTCCAGCTTCCTGCCGCCGGCGACCCGCAAGGCGCTGAACGATCTGGGCATTCCGGTGGTGACACTGGGCATCGCCAATGATGTCGATGGCAATCTGGCGCAGGTGCGCGAGCTGGCCGAAGCGGTCGGCGAGCCGCGGGCGGGCGAGGCGCTGGTCGGCCAGATCGAGGCCGCAATCGCCGCCGCTGCGCCGCCCGATGGCCGCGCGGGGCCTGCCACCATCCTGTGGCAGCCGGGCGGGATCGTGCCCGGCGATGGCGCGCTGGTGGTCGATCTGATGCGCCGGGTCGGCCTGCGCCCCGCCTCCGCCACACGCGGGCTGGGGCAGGGCGACCGCCTGCCGCTTGAGGCAGTACTGGTCGATCCGCCCGAGCTGCT
This genomic window contains:
- a CDS encoding cell wall hydrolase — translated: MHAPRHQAEPSASHRDTPVRRAPVRRKAWHGIAVLTGAIALPAMAAHAEWGLPEVAPEASAIVASNQVEPMPFERAGATFPGSALYFLADPPAAASTVNVPVESGTGVNPVAAWNGDPDAAIAIETAGPAARGFVSRGTGIDKARALDCLAKAVYYEAASESEGGQRAVAQVVLNRVAHPAYPDTVCGVVYQGSQRRTGCQFTFTCDGSLGRKPSATYWARALSVARRALAGEVYAPVGLATHYHTTWVNPYWAPSLAHIGTIGAHRFYRWPGAASRPEAFSDIYRGGEPLPQPAIAARSAEPAPDPVAIARQYEVADRGATPPGLNGENARQAESVQSRSQPVRPQPTEAQEGSGSVRPEYANSGRWIGQPN
- a CDS encoding TonB-dependent siderophore receptor, with amino-acid sequence MRTFLFLGGSILGLTAPAYAQDASDAQAGADEMVLASDAFEIDQDAITITVTGNPSEVEDTGQPVTVIGAEEIAQIQGPDLTRVLRRVPGVTINRTGGLGATTGLSVRGASNDQLLVLIDGVRVADTASPAGAFDFGTLTSSNLAKVELLRGANSVIWGADALAGVLVASTVERSGLGGSVEAGSRSTVASSIEGGLASDIGFIGGSASYLTTDGFSAAANGTEPDGFRQFAVNGRARAYISRTFELIGSLRYAEGTLDIDGFPAPSFTLGDTDEIQETSQLSGNVGAIYDGGALFLRGGYSFSDTARDNLPAPGQAATFESDGHSDRLELRGEWRPIGPLIVNFGAENLWSDYETTSFGATSSADTSIFGAYVQAGIEFGGLAGHVGVRQDEHEDFGGATSFGGDLTFEIVPNLRLRASVGEGFKAPSLYQLYSDYGNAILQPEESTSYDLGIAYGTRTSPFYASVTAFQRDSENLIAFVGCPVQTGICDNRPFGTYDNVSQARARGVEVEAGATPVSGLTLRAAYAYTEAEDRSTGTANFGNELARRPSNAATLSFDWAPLPDRVGVPVIGGDLRIVGEAFDNAANTVLLDGYTVFDLRVSMPLGKIAGERPVEIFARAENLFDEEYQTAAGYAQAPRGVFAGLRVGL
- a CDS encoding ABC transporter substrate-binding protein — translated: MRARALAIACVLAACSLSGCAAPPAPHQRGEGLRIVSLNPCSDAILARVAPDKLVGVSHYSHDPSAASMPVAEARRWPANGGSVEDILAAHANIVVASSFLPPATRKALNDLGIPVVTLGIANDVDGNLAQVRELAEAVGEPRAGEALVGQIEAAIAAAAPPDGRAGPATILWQPGGIVPGDGALVVDLMRRVGLRPASATRGLGQGDRLPLEAVLVDPPELLLHAGPRGDEQSRALHHPALRKLGLRSAEFDPQLYYCGGPSLIRAAERLAHIRDEAA